One genomic window of Kosmotoga olearia TBF 19.5.1 includes the following:
- the sufB gene encoding Fe-S cluster assembly protein SufB, translating into MSEKIHIDDSRFNFRTDTSYQYKSAPGLNKEIIRDISRHKDEPHWMLEKRLESLRIFEELHDPNFGVDTSSLDIGEIIPYLKPDAGKETSWEEVPDEIKETFEKLGIPQAERKALAGVGAQYDSEVVYQHIKNELEEIGVIFLDMETAVKKYPELVKKYFMRLVPATDHKYAALHGAIWSGGSFVYVPENVRVPLPLQAYFRMNMAGTGQFEHTLIIADRGSELHFIEGCSAPRYNVHNLHAGMVEIYVMEGAKVRYSTIQNWSKNTYNLNTKRALVEKDGVMEWVSGSMGSMKTMLYPTTILNGEGARAQHLAITYAGPGQHMDTGSKVVHLAPNTSSTVDARSISIGGGWAFYRGLLYVSENAESTKASVQCTALMMDNDSKSDTVPIIDVRTDKADIGHEARIGRISEDQIYYLMTRGLSEAEARAMIVRGFMEPITRELPIEYAVELNRLINLEIESSIG; encoded by the coding sequence ATGAGCGAGAAAATTCATATAGATGATTCGCGATTTAATTTTCGAACTGATACGAGTTATCAATATAAGAGCGCCCCGGGTTTGAACAAAGAAATTATTCGTGATATTTCCCGACATAAAGATGAGCCACACTGGATGTTAGAGAAACGTCTCGAATCGTTGAGAATATTCGAGGAACTTCACGATCCAAATTTCGGTGTCGATACCAGTTCTCTCGATATCGGGGAAATAATTCCCTATTTGAAACCTGATGCTGGAAAAGAGACCTCATGGGAAGAGGTGCCTGATGAAATAAAAGAGACCTTCGAAAAGCTTGGTATTCCTCAGGCCGAAAGGAAAGCCCTTGCTGGAGTTGGAGCCCAGTATGATTCTGAGGTCGTGTATCAGCATATAAAGAATGAACTCGAGGAAATCGGTGTCATCTTTCTTGATATGGAAACGGCGGTAAAAAAATATCCTGAGCTGGTGAAAAAGTATTTCATGAGGCTGGTCCCGGCGACAGACCATAAATATGCGGCTTTACACGGAGCTATCTGGAGCGGTGGCTCTTTTGTTTATGTTCCGGAAAATGTCAGAGTTCCGCTCCCTCTACAGGCGTATTTCAGAATGAATATGGCGGGGACCGGGCAGTTTGAGCACACGCTCATAATCGCTGACAGGGGAAGCGAGTTACACTTCATTGAAGGATGTTCAGCGCCGCGATACAATGTTCATAATCTTCACGCAGGAATGGTGGAGATATATGTTATGGAGGGTGCCAAGGTCAGATACTCAACAATACAGAACTGGTCGAAAAACACCTACAACCTCAATACAAAGCGGGCTCTCGTTGAAAAAGATGGCGTGATGGAATGGGTATCCGGTTCTATGGGAAGTATGAAGACCATGCTTTATCCGACGACGATACTTAATGGTGAAGGTGCCAGAGCCCAGCATCTTGCTATAACATATGCCGGACCCGGCCAACATATGGATACGGGCTCCAAGGTTGTTCACCTTGCCCCCAATACCAGTTCAACTGTTGATGCGAGAAGTATAAGTATCGGAGGAGGCTGGGCTTTCTATCGAGGACTCTTATATGTTTCGGAGAATGCGGAAAGTACCAAAGCCTCCGTACAGTGTACAGCTCTTATGATGGACAATGATTCAAAATCAGATACTGTTCCTATAATAGATGTAAGGACGGATAAGGCCGATATCGGTCACGAGGCACGGATTGGAAGAATCAGTGAAGATCAGATTTATTACCTGATGACAAGGGGACTTTCTGAGGCCGAAGCGAGAGCCATGATCGTTCGAGGGTTTATGGAACCGATTACGAGAGAGCTGCCCATTGAATACGCTGTTGAATTGAATCGGCTCATAAATCTTGAAATTGAGAGCAGCATAGGTTAG
- the sufC gene encoding Fe-S cluster assembly ATPase SufC, protein MSLLEIRNLRAGLVEENKEILKGVNLSVKQGEIHAIMGPNGSGKSTLANVIMGNPKYKVIDGEILFEGESILDLPVDERARRGIFLSFQYPQEIPGIRTRNFLISVKQFMGSKEPMLRLSREIERFSAEVALDKAFLDRYLNVGFSGGEKKKSEILQMAFLKPKLAILDEIDSGLDVDALKTVAEAIMRFKTEDMAIILITHYERLLEYIKPDVVHVYVDGRVIISDGAELARKVEEKGYGFLTERV, encoded by the coding sequence ATGAGTTTACTCGAGATAAGGAATCTTCGTGCTGGTCTTGTTGAAGAAAACAAGGAGATTTTGAAAGGTGTAAATTTGAGCGTAAAACAGGGAGAAATCCACGCAATAATGGGACCCAACGGCAGCGGGAAATCCACGCTTGCCAATGTAATAATGGGAAATCCAAAGTATAAGGTTATAGATGGAGAGATTCTTTTCGAGGGAGAAAGTATTCTGGATCTTCCCGTAGACGAAAGAGCTAGAAGAGGTATTTTCCTTTCTTTCCAGTACCCACAGGAGATTCCCGGTATCAGAACGAGAAACTTTCTTATTTCTGTTAAGCAGTTCATGGGTTCTAAAGAACCGATGCTGAGGTTAAGTAGAGAGATTGAACGTTTCTCAGCAGAAGTGGCTCTTGATAAAGCTTTTCTGGACAGGTACCTGAACGTTGGGTTTTCTGGCGGGGAGAAAAAGAAGAGCGAAATCCTTCAGATGGCTTTTCTAAAGCCTAAGCTGGCGATCCTGGATGAAATTGATTCAGGGCTTGATGTTGATGCTTTAAAGACAGTGGCAGAAGCGATAATGAGGTTTAAAACAGAGGATATGGCAATTATTCTCATAACCCATTATGAAAGGCTTCTTGAATACATAAAGCCCGATGTTGTGCACGTTTATGTGGATGGGCGGGTTATTATTAGTGACGGTGCGGAACTTGCCAGAAAAGTGGAAGAAAAGGGATATGGTTTTCTAACGGAAAGGGTTTAG